ACAGTATGATATTGACCCTATTAAGAACATTATTCCGCTTATGGATTCTTTAGGGTTGAAGGTTGTAAGAACTAAAGAGAGGCTTTTAACATTTGAAATGCATAATTTTTACTCAGAATATAACAAGAGTGCCGGTCATTTCGATGATTTGCCAAGCTATATTAAATATTCCAACTATAAACAGACTGATTTCCTTTTAAGAATCTTGTCTGAGTTGGGTTATGATGTAATTGATATTGAAGATGCTGGTGAGACAGTAATGTCATTTGATGAGGATTCAATTGAATATTTAGCTAAAAGGGAACATAATGAGTGGTATAAACTTAAAGTTAACTTGGGATGGACATATGATGCAGTCAAAGATGATGTGGCAAAAACCAACCCTAATTTAGTGGAATGGGATCAGCTTGACCATGAAACCAAGGAGCTGAACAGACGCACATTCAGAAACCTCCCTCAATTATGTGGAAATGTTGGCTTGAAAATTGTTAAAAATTAGTGTCGGTGGAAATTATGGATAATGGGGGAAGTTCTACTAATATCGGCAAGTATGTTGATAAGTTCTTTGACATGCTGGTTTTATACGATGATAATCTGGTATTTAAGGACGGTACAAAAAGCAATCATGACTATAAAGGCCTTCTAAAAGCAGCAATTGATGTATTTTTAAACCATCAATCCAACTATACTGCTTATGAGGTCTATCAAACTTTTTTCATGATGTATCAAATCACTCCTGAAGACAAAAGTGAAATCGATGAAAAAAGCCCTGACGTTTTGATTAGTGAACCCAATTATCTTCTTGATTTGGTAGACATAATGAGAAAGTATGAGGAAAATACTGGTGAATTGATAAACTGGCAAAGGGACCATTTCATCCACTCAGTCAATGTTTTCATATTGGGTTTAGCAGTATATGCTCAAAATCAATCTTACAGAGCCATATTTCAAAATTATATTCTTAAAAATAAGCATTATAAAAAATATTATCGGATTGATGGCAATTTTTCTCATGAGGAATTCCTATATCGATGGGGTGTAGCAGCGCTGTTTCATGATATAGGCTATCCATTTGAAATAATAGGAAAACAGCTGGATAAGTTAATCGAAGATGGGATAAAAAACATTTCCCATAGCTATGACAATGTCAAGATGGGTCTTGATTTTAGGGATTTCGATGAATTTAATGTAATTGCCAAGCTGGATCCGTTTGATTATGCAGACCAATACCGTGAAAGATATTCAGATTCTAAAGTTCTAGACTTATTTAAGCCTACAGATATTATGGCTCATAAGCTCAAATTGGACTTTGGATTTGACAATGAAGTATATAAAAAGTTAATCAAACATCTCAACGGTTTTCCCAGATTCATGACTGAAAGGGATTTTGTTGACCATGGATTTTTCTCAGCTATCTTGGTTTTGAATTCCTATGGAAAACTGATACAGAAATATGCAAAAAAGGATAAGGATTTCTTTTTCTATCCTATTGTAGATAGTGCTACTGCAATCCTGCTTCATAATTATTACAGTAATGCCCTACAAAAGCCACCCTTTAATTTTGGCAAGCTAAGGCCTAAACAGTCTCCAATTTCTTATTTGTTAATTTTATGCGATGAGCTTCAGGAATGGAACAGACAGCCATATGGCGTTTTGGATGTAAAGGAAAACCATGTAAACGATTTGGATGTTGTCATTGATGATGAATACATGAAGGTTATCTATATTTTAAATAATGGGCCTATGGGTTTTGGATTTTCCAAAAAGAAGGATGATGTGATTGATAATGTCTTGGAGATTCAGGATATTTTCCTTGGTAAATTATCCATCAGAACAAAAATTGAATTGGATAATGTTATAAGGGACATTTCCATTGCTGAAATTCAAACTCCCAATATTTTACTAAGAAATGTTGAAAAATTGGCCAGGCAAATCAATGATGAGTACAATGAGGAATTGAAAGCCAAACTGGATGAAGCCATTAAAAAAGGTGATGAAAAGGAAATTGAAGAATATAAAGAAAAATGTTCATATTTATGTGATTTTGAAGATTTAAGTGCCGATTATAAAATTTCCAATATTCGTCAGGCAAAATCAATTCCAAAGAAATTGAGCATGATAGGATGCGAAATTGCACACATTGATGATGAAAGGGACGAAATCACCAAATTTGATGAAAAGGAGATTGAGGATTTGGCGATATTTGAGCATGTTGACTGGTGCAGGGAAAGAAAAGGTACCGGATGGTCTTATGGTGATGTAAAAAATCCTGAAGAGCGCAGAACACCTTATCTTGTCTCATGGGAAAAGCTTCCTGATGATATAAAGGATATGGATCGAAAAGCAACTGAAAATATTCCAAATCTTTTAAATTCAATTGGT
The uncultured Methanobrevibacter sp. DNA segment above includes these coding regions:
- a CDS encoding RyR domain-containing protein, translated to MDNGGSSTNIGKYVDKFFDMLVLYDDNLVFKDGTKSNHDYKGLLKAAIDVFLNHQSNYTAYEVYQTFFMMYQITPEDKSEIDEKSPDVLISEPNYLLDLVDIMRKYEENTGELINWQRDHFIHSVNVFILGLAVYAQNQSYRAIFQNYILKNKHYKKYYRIDGNFSHEEFLYRWGVAALFHDIGYPFEIIGKQLDKLIEDGIKNISHSYDNVKMGLDFRDFDEFNVIAKLDPFDYADQYRERYSDSKVLDLFKPTDIMAHKLKLDFGFDNEVYKKLIKHLNGFPRFMTERDFVDHGFFSAILVLNSYGKLIQKYAKKDKDFFFYPIVDSATAILLHNYYSNALQKPPFNFGKLRPKQSPISYLLILCDELQEWNRQPYGVLDVKENHVNDLDVVIDDEYMKVIYILNNGPMGFGFSKKKDDVIDNVLEIQDIFLGKLSIRTKIELDNVIRDISIAEIQTPNILLRNVEKLARQINDEYNEELKAKLDEAIKKGDEKEIEEYKEKCSYLCDFEDLSADYKISNIRQAKSIPKKLSMIGCEIAHIDDERDEITKFDEKEIEDLAIFEHVDWCRERKGTGWSYGDVKNPEERRTPYLVSWEKLPDDIKDMDRKATENIPNLLNSIGLKVVRNKIRLLTFKMHQFYETGSLDDKSDGEKRFKELPKHVQYSNYKQADYLVKILKEKGFELVSLNDSRDKIHRFDEEDIEYFAKREHEGWLKLKLNLGYAHLPIDESDIQKIEEGIRESHNPNLVSWKDLDINVKKANKDTFINLPKLCEDPNVALKIVRRQ